In Rhizophagus irregularis chromosome 12, complete sequence, a single window of DNA contains:
- a CDS encoding uncharacterized protein (SECRETED:cutsite_GLG-YP; SECRETED:prob_0.3844); SECRETED:SignalP(1-26): MFKSQNFYIILLQALCLFFGIFFGLGYPEIKRAGYISTNCTIDDKTILSKYCCYKECSYCGTANALIDPICSVLMYEWNSIPPQTCAKAVATNSSLANVCPINNIRGECNDGYYCCSARCDARCSSCYNRYCCKFTFWHSCEIICPTCYSAVLTVIYQKSDNLFYTSITTNITTEYLENINAVEQILEKYPISSTVQCFYNPKDPFQVLLDINFTVNTWVAVGITASFPIIVLMYGTWDLFSENTTIFQGYEYRVLIMEIALWCGTIIPLLLILIDLIPFTNGKVLWTLAVIGVAIGWAPVHTVTCMRTRDWSFISAFTVTTITWILPFIMFSIIAIYASNTDIHTYMLMLAIITIPLGVNIIIFVFWDLFERL; this comes from the coding sequence aTGTTTAAATCTCAAAATTTTTACATCATATTGCTTCAAGCTTTATGTTTGTTCTTTGGTATATTTTTCGGTCTAGGATACCCTGAAATAAAAAGAGCTGGATATATTTCAACAAATTGTACGATCGATGataaaacaatattatcaaaGTATTGTTGCTATAAGGAATGTAGTTATTGCGGAACAGCAAATGCGCTAATAGATCCTATATGTTCAGTTCTAATGTACGAATGGAATTCAATACCACCTCAAACATGTGCCAAAGCAGTAGCAACAAATAGTTCGCTAGCAAATGTTTGtcctataaataatataaggGGGGAATGTAATGACGGATATTATTGTTGTTCAGCACGTTGTGATGCCCGTTGCTCAAGTTGTTATAATCGTTACTGTTGTAAGTTTACATTTTGGCATTCTTGTGAGATAATATGTCCTACTTGTTACTCAGCTGTGCTCACGGTGATATATCAAAAAAGTGATAACTTGTTTTATACATCAATAACAACAAATATTACTACAGAGTACCTTGAAAACATAAATGCTGTAGAacaaattcttgaaaaatacCCTATTTCATCTACGGTTCAGTGTTTCTATAATCCCAAAGATCCTTTTCAAgtattattagatataaattttacggTAAATACTTGGGTTGCAGTAGGCATAACTGCTTCGTTTCCTATAATTGTACTTATGTATGGAACATGGGATTTATTTAGTGAAAACACCACTATATTCCAGGGTTATGAATATAGAGTATTAATAATGGAAATTGCACTATGGTGTGGAACAATTATTCCACTTTTGCTCATCTTAATAGATTTAATACCATTCACAAATGGAAAAGTTCTTTGGACATTGGCTGTAATAGGTGTAGCAATAGGGTGGGCACCTGTACATACTGTTACTTGTATGAGAACGCGTGATTGGAGCTTTATTTCTGCGTTTACAGTAACTACTATTACATGGATTTTACCTTTCATAATGTTTTCTATAATCGCTATATACGCATCCAATACGGATATACATACTTATATGTTAATGTTAGCAATAATTACTATCCCTTTAGGcgtcaatattataatatttgtattttgggACTTGTTTGAAAGGCTTTAA
- a CDS encoding uncharacterized protein (SECRETED:cutsite_GLG-YP; SECRETED:prob_0.3437); SECRETED:SignalP(1-27), which translates to MSKCQIIYTIFLLLTLGLFLGIFFGLGYPEIKRAEYISTYCTINSKTISTKYCCYAECSNCETASELAPKCTDLESKWNSLSPDTCTNAVLTNSSLADVCPINDLKGECNGGYYCCSTCCSPCCSNCSCTCSCCSDTSRLSCQLKCPICYSVVLTVTLQKRDNWSYTPITTNITTEFRENINGAEQFLADYSISSTVQCFYNPKDPFQAFLNVNFAAKTWVAVGITAFFLTITLMIGTWILFSENNTILQDYKYRVLIMEIALWCGTIIPPLLILIDLIPFTNGKVLWTLAVIGVALGWAPVHTAACMKKRGWRFISAFTVTIITLILPLIMFSIAAIYALSTDIRTYMIILAIVIPLGVNIIIFVLWDLCVKYKSTILFNNQYKGK; encoded by the coding sequence atgtCTAAATGTCAAATTATTTACACAATATTTTTACTCTTGACTTTAGGCTTATTTCTTGGAATATTTTTCGGTCTAGGATATCCTGAGATAAAAAGAGCCGAATATATTTCAACATACTGTACGATCAATAGCAAAACAATATCAACAAAGTATTGTTGTTATGCGGAATGTAGTAATTGCGAAACAGCAAGTGAATTAGCTCCTAAATGTACAGATCTTGAGTCCAAGTGGAATTCATTGTCACCTGATACATGTACCAATGCAGTATTAACAAATAGTTCGTTAGCAGATGTTTGTCCAATCAATGATTTGAAAGGAGAATGTAATGGCGGATATTATTGTTGTTCGACATGTTGTTCACCCTGTTGCTCAAATTGTTCTTGCACTTGTTCGTGTTGTAGTGATACAAGTAGACTTTCTTGTCAGTTAAAATGTCCTATTTGTTATTCAGTCGTGCTCACGGTAACGCTCCAAAAAAGAGATAATTGGTCTTACACGCCAATAACAACAAATATTACTACAGAGTTTCGTGAAAACATAAATGGTGCAGAACAATTTCTCGCTGATTATTCCATTTCATCTACGGTTCAGTGCTTTTATAATCCCAAAGATCCTTTTCAAGCATttctaaatgtaaattttgcGGCAAAAACTTGGGTTGCAGTAGGAATAACTGctttttttcttacaattaCACTCATGATTGGGACATGGATTTTATTCAGTGAAAACAATACTATATTACAGGACTACAAATATAGGGTATTAATAATGGAAATTGCACTATGGTGTGGAACAATTATTCCACCTTTACTCATCTTAATAGATTTAATACCATTTACAAATGGAAAAGTTCTTTGGACGCTGGCTGTAATTGGTGTAGCACTAGGATGGGCGCCAGTACACACAGCTGCTTGTATGAAAAAGCGTGGTTGGAGATTTATTTCTGCGTTTACAGTAACTATTATCACGTTGATTTTACCTCTTATAATGTTTTCTATAGCCGCTATATACGCATTAAGCACAGACATTCGTActtatatgataatattagCAATAGTTATTCCTTTAGGcgtcaatattataatatttgtgtTATGGGATTTGTGTGTGAAGTATAAatcaacaatattatttaataatcaatataaaggAAAATAA